A stretch of the Egicoccus sp. AB-alg2 genome encodes the following:
- a CDS encoding class F sortase, protein MALDRADRRRGLVAAAAVLCLTLVTGCGGAPAASPPQPAAPVASPSPRATPTPSPTPDPTPEAAVPQGEPIRVEVPAIDVDARLVELGLEADGAMEVPDFGLAGWYAEGPKPGHPGPAAIAAHVDSRAGPDVFYRLRDLAAGDRILVHYDSGDVAEFVVESSARTPKDELPVDDIWPVTSERRLTLITCGGEFDRSTRHYVDNVVVYSVPVDA, encoded by the coding sequence ATGGCGCTTGATCGCGCGGACCGCCGCCGTGGCCTCGTGGCCGCGGCGGCGGTCCTGTGCCTGACGCTGGTGACCGGCTGCGGCGGTGCGCCCGCGGCGTCGCCGCCACAGCCGGCGGCACCGGTCGCCTCGCCGTCGCCCCGCGCGACGCCCACCCCGTCACCGACGCCGGACCCGACACCCGAGGCCGCCGTGCCGCAGGGCGAACCGATCCGTGTCGAGGTCCCGGCGATCGACGTGGACGCCCGACTGGTCGAGCTCGGGCTCGAGGCCGATGGCGCCATGGAGGTGCCCGACTTCGGGCTCGCGGGCTGGTACGCGGAAGGCCCCAAGCCCGGACATCCCGGGCCGGCGGCCATCGCCGCGCACGTCGACTCGCGGGCGGGACCGGACGTGTTCTACCGGCTGCGGGACCTGGCCGCCGGTGACCGGATCCTCGTCCACTACGACAGCGGCGACGTGGCGGAGTTCGTGGTCGAGTCGTCCGCGCGCACCCCGAAGGACGAGTTGCCGGTCGACGACATCTGGCCGGTCACCAGCGAGCGCCGTCTGACCCTCATCACGTGTGGCGGCGAGTTCGATCGAAGCACCCGCCACTACGTCGACAACGTCGTGGTGTACAGCGTGCCGGTCGACGCCTGA